One part of the Actinomycetota bacterium genome encodes these proteins:
- a CDS encoding helix-turn-helix transcriptional regulator yields the protein MLKSRRLELGVRQAAMARRVGISASYLSRLEGAAWLRGGPWPSDGVLRALARALQLSSSRLIDLRDTARGSSDTTRGEGVQRTAAEPYRVAIGNDAAYRMARRTLQNTGPGTFLRAADVAATDATPSPPDDHAASPWSAIGAKLARDPGAVLHRAVFAGPARLDTVHRRTDVLAGGRQPEEVGNLVTRFCTRNPVSLELFITEGEAFVGLPDLAGGHLRAAIVIDDPDLVAALRAWFDETIWEPARTQGRLPAE from the coding sequence GTGCTCAAATCCAGGCGCCTGGAACTTGGGGTTCGCCAGGCGGCCATGGCACGACGGGTGGGCATCAGCGCCAGTTACCTCTCCCGTCTCGAAGGGGCAGCTTGGCTGCGGGGCGGGCCGTGGCCGTCCGACGGCGTGCTGCGAGCCCTGGCCCGAGCACTACAACTCAGTTCGTCGCGCCTGATCGACCTGCGCGACACGGCGCGCGGCAGTAGCGACACGACCCGCGGCGAGGGCGTACAGAGAACGGCGGCCGAGCCTTATCGGGTCGCAATTGGCAACGACGCCGCCTACCGGATGGCCCGCCGGACGCTGCAGAACACCGGGCCGGGAACCTTCCTGCGGGCTGCCGACGTGGCGGCCACCGACGCCACGCCATCGCCACCCGACGATCACGCCGCCAGCCCCTGGTCAGCCATCGGGGCGAAGCTGGCTCGCGACCCGGGCGCGGTCCTCCACCGGGCCGTCTTCGCTGGCCCCGCCCGCCTGGACACAGTTCACCGGAGGACCGACGTGCTGGCCGGGGGCCGCCAGCCAGAAGAGGTCGGCAACCTCGTCACCCGGTTCTGCACGCGCAACCCGGTGTCGCTGGAACTGTTCATAACCGAGGGCGAGGCCTTCGTCGGCCTGCCGGACCTCGCCGGTGGTCACCTCCGGGCCGCCATCGTCATCGACGACCCCGATCTGGTGGCCGCCCTGCGGGCCT